A region from the Chloroflexota bacterium genome encodes:
- a CDS encoding Gfo/Idh/MocA family oxidoreductase codes for MIRIAMLGSGFVCDFFMRALRYVPGQEVVVNFSRSEARASKFAGEWGIPEWTTDMHAAVARDDVDLVAVGLPNDAHAPACIAAAEAGKAVVCTKPLGRNGPEAKTILDAVREHGVWHGYAETEAFMPDVLRARQAVEDGAIGKVLIVRAREAHTGSHASYAWDVEKSGGGPLLGMGIHAVAACRIFVGKDVMPKEVFCWADTLEHDVPFEDNAIALVRFENDSLGQVEAGWSNHGGMDVRTEVYGTDGLIHINSTHGTPIRAFSLNSIGYVQEKADSDTGWTFPQADEAWQYGYHGQMFHFVEALSRGKPSDEDFVDGYIANMVIDAAYRSAKSRQWEPVNLDL; via the coding sequence TCGCGCAGTGAGGCGCGGGCCTCGAAGTTTGCGGGCGAGTGGGGCATTCCCGAGTGGACCACCGACATGCATGCGGCCGTCGCGCGTGACGACGTCGACCTGGTCGCGGTCGGTTTGCCGAACGACGCCCACGCGCCCGCCTGCATTGCCGCCGCTGAAGCTGGCAAGGCCGTCGTCTGCACCAAGCCGCTCGGTCGCAACGGGCCCGAGGCCAAGACCATCCTCGACGCGGTGCGCGAGCACGGCGTGTGGCATGGCTACGCCGAGACCGAGGCTTTCATGCCCGACGTGCTGCGGGCGCGGCAGGCGGTGGAGGATGGCGCCATCGGCAAGGTGCTCATCGTCCGCGCGCGCGAGGCCCACACGGGCTCCCACGCCAGCTATGCCTGGGACGTGGAAAAGAGCGGCGGCGGCCCGCTCCTGGGCATGGGCATTCACGCCGTGGCCGCGTGCCGCATCTTCGTCGGCAAGGACGTGATGCCGAAGGAGGTGTTCTGCTGGGCCGACACCCTGGAACACGACGTGCCCTTCGAGGACAACGCCATCGCGCTTGTCCGCTTCGAGAACGACAGCCTCGGCCAGGTCGAGGCCGGCTGGAGCAATCACGGCGGCATGGACGTGCGCACGGAGGTCTACGGCACCGACGGGCTGATCCACATCAACTCCACCCACGGCACGCCGATTCGGGCCTTCAGCCTCAACTCCATCGGCTACGTGCAGGAAAAGGCCGACTCCGACACCGGCTGGACCTTCCCGCAGGCCGATGAAGCATGGCAGTACGGCTACCACGGCCAGATGTTCCACTTCGTCGAGGCCCTGAGCCGGGGCAAGCCGTCCGACGAGGACTTCGTCGACGGCTATATCGCCAACATGGTGATCGACGCGGCCTACCGCAGCGCCAAGTCGCGCCAGTGGGAGCCGGTGAACCTCGATCTGTAG